The Bernardetia sp. genome includes a region encoding these proteins:
- a CDS encoding class I SAM-dependent methyltransferase encodes MKDNFSDNSQNYAIYRPSYPKEVFEIIYSHIEGKKIAWDCATGNGQVANILAQDFEKVYATDISQNQLKNAVQKENIVYSVEQAEKSSFEDNSFDLITVAQAIHLSCPIFFRIS; translated from the coding sequence ATGAAAGACAATTTTTCAGATAACTCTCAAAATTATGCTATCTATCGTCCTTCTTATCCTAAAGAAGTTTTTGAAATTATTTATTCACATATAGAAGGAAAAAAAATAGCTTGGGACTGTGCTACAGGAAACGGACAAGTAGCCAATATTTTAGCACAAGATTTTGAAAAAGTCTATGCCACAGATATTAGCCAAAATCAACTTAAAAATGCTGTCCAAAAAGAAAATATTGTCTATTCAGTAGAGCAAGCTGAAAAATCATCTTTCGAAGACAATTCCTTTGATTTGATTACAGTAGCACAAGCTATACACTTATCTTGTCCCATATTTTTTCGGATTAGCTAG